From one Dermacentor andersoni chromosome 1, qqDerAnde1_hic_scaffold, whole genome shotgun sequence genomic stretch:
- the LOC126544254 gene encoding kelch-like protein 36: MKEVSRHSDGTVPGFRMVHFESPPHANALLNGLNLLRARGQLLDVTLIAGGREFKAHRAVLAACSDYFRAMFTDAMLESRQPEICLNGVSAQGLRCLLEYAYTSRLVLSLANIQDVLATANHIGLTPVVEACSSYLQDQLDLENCIDVATLAETYSLRRLRKRVYRFICANLHQFAKTPEFQRLSTTQMEHLLACDFPVNCPEGDVLSFVLNWVACDVGDRLSQARKLVSYVCFSEIPASRLAELWDSPVLQCLFSRRIPPHLSGIGGQPPPSLVNTRGMELVLLKVGGFGLSGVTNEITYYLPSAGRWKYLTSIPHVEQCNFGTAVLGNELYVVGGCFNQSLHQENVHPFGFRYNALTGEWSTMAPMRWERCRFALCVARDDLYAVGGAGEVLGDVDTAEDGEAHCERYDPHTDVWMPVAPLPGARTQHAGAAWGPYLFVSGGLNADSVLNSLLRYDTRTDSWETMVPMSIPRADHSMVVYGDRLVVCGGWYEDAATGTRVLAESVEAYDIAANAWTPVTTVPTPRYHAGVAVLGSWLYTVGGFHSDTTFDRASGVVERFDLDGSLGWEEAQPYPQDIWEHVCCTLFVPRCRDDLDVISDKTLM; the protein is encoded by the coding sequence ATGAAGGAAGTCTCAAGGCACAGTGATGGAACTGTACCAGGGTTCCGAATGGTTCACTTTGAATCTCCACCACATGCCAATGCACTTCTTAATGGCCTCAACCTTCTGCGAGCCCGTGGACAGCTTCTTGATGTAACTCTAATCGCTGGTGGACGAGAGTTCAAGGCACACCGTGCTGTTCTTGCTGCCTGCAGTGACTATTTTCGTGCGATGTTCACAGATGCTATGCTCGAGAGCCGTCAGCCTGAGATCTGTCTTAATGGAGTCAGTGCCCAGGGTCTGCGATGCCTACTGGAGTATGCATATACATCAAGGCTGGTGCTAAGCTTAGCGAACATTCAAGATGTGTTGGCTACAGCAAATCATATTGGACTGACTCCTGTCGTTGAAGCCTGCTCTTCATATCTGCAAGATCAGCTTGACCTTGAAAACTGCATTGACGTTGCTACACTTGCAGAAACATACTCATTGCGAAGACTTCGGAAGCGAGTGTATCGTTTTATTTGTGCAAACTTGCACCAATTTGCAAAAACACCAGAATTTCAGCGGCTCTCAACAACACAAATGGAGCATCTGCTTGCCTGCGATTTCCCTGTGAATTGTCCGGAGGGCGATGTACTTTCATTTGTCCTCAACTGGGTTGCCTGTGATGTAGGGGATCGGCTCTCACAGGCGCGCAAGTTGGTCTCTTACGTTTGTTTTTCGGAAATTCCGGCATCCAGACTTGCTGAGTTATGGGATTCTCCAGTCCTGCAGTGCCTTTTCTCTCGTAGGATTCCTCCCCACCTGTCTGGCATTGGCGGCCAACCACCCCCTAGCCTCGTGAATACTCGAGGCATGGAGCTTGTATTGCTCAAGGTAGGAGGGTTTGGCTTGTCGGGAGTGACTAATGAAATCACATACTACTTGCCTAGTGCAGGCCGTTGGAAATATCTCACTTCTATTCCTCATGTAGAGCAGTGCAATTTTGGCACAGCTGTTCTTGGGAACGAGCTTTATGTGGTAGGCGGCTGCTTCAACCAGAGTCTGCACCAGGAAAATGTGCACCCGTTTGGCTTCCGTTACAATGCACTCACCGGGGAGTGGTCGACCATGGCACCCATGCGCTGGGAGCGTTGTCGATTTGCACTTTGCGTGGCACGAGATGATCTCTATGCGGTGGGGGGTGCTGGTGAGGTGCTTGGTGATGTCGACACTGCTGAAGATGGAGAGGCTCATTGTGAGCGTTACGACCCGCACACTGATGTGTGGATGCCTGTGGCCCCACTTCCAGGTGCCCGAACTCAGCATGCTGGAGCAGCCTGGGGCCCATACTTGTTCGTTTCTGGTGGCCTCAATGCAGATTCAGTGCTCAACTCCCTTCTTCGCTATGATACACGCACCGATAGCTGGGAGACGATGGTTCCTATGTCTATACCCCGAGCTGATCACTCCATGGTGGTTTACGGGGACCGCCTTGTGGTCTGTGGTGGATGGTATGAAGATGCTGCAACGGGCACGCGCGTCCTCGCCGAGTCAGTTGAAGCATACGACATAGCTGCTAATGCATGGACTCCTGTGACAACAGTGCCAACTCCACGATACCATGCTGGTGTTGCAGTGCTTGGCTCATGGCTCTACACAGTTGGCGGTTTCCACAGTGACACTACATTTGATCGAGCAAGTGGAGTTGTTGAGAGGTTTGACTTGGATGGCAGTCTCGGTTGGGAGGAAGCGCAACCTTACCCGCAGGACATATGGGAGCATGTGTGCTGCACCCTGTTTGTCCCCCGCTGTAGAGATGACCTTGATGTCATCTCGGACAAGACCTTAATGTGA